Proteins encoded within one genomic window of Sinorhizobium sp. B11:
- a CDS encoding response regulator, whose amino-acid sequence MPLIVIAEDEYLIAEVLVMMLEDAGYEVASAPHGKAALALVRERSPSLVVTDFMMPLMTGLELAQTMRSDKDLARIPIVLVSGAQGSIGRAHPDVFDAVLDKPYNEKKLIETVSRLIQ is encoded by the coding sequence ATGCCACTCATCGTGATCGCAGAGGACGAATACCTCATCGCCGAAGTTCTGGTCATGATGCTGGAAGACGCCGGGTATGAGGTCGCGTCGGCTCCGCACGGCAAGGCCGCGCTGGCGCTTGTGCGGGAAAGGAGCCCTTCCCTTGTTGTGACGGACTTCATGATGCCACTGATGACGGGGCTCGAACTGGCGCAGACGATGAGATCGGACAAAGATCTCGCACGTATTCCTATCGTCCTTGTGAGCGGGGCTCAGGGTAGCATAGGTCGAGCTCATCCCGATGTCTTCGACGCCGTACTGGACAAACCGTACAACGAAAAAAAGCTGATTGAGACGGTCTCTCGCCTGATCCAATAG
- the repB gene encoding plasmid partitioning protein RepB, with translation MARKGLLTGLADLPSDPATSPSYPMRGAGKSMVRSLDDLAQQANKYLEGQVIVELDPDQVDASFVQDRILGDETEFEELKEAIRARGQDSPILVRPHPSVDGRYQVVFGHRRLRATRDLGLKIKAVVKQIDDRTHVIAQGQENSARANLTFIERALFARRLEDLGYDRDVIAAALAANAASISKMMSVTERIPAATIRKLGAAPGVGRERWIELSLLVGKASNGARVSEVVNSAGFEELPSDERFSRLYGALNRSARPVRKVETAAGKASWQPRDRAVQAEIKNSGKVFSMSMKAKNAGRFGEFLSSRLDALYEQFLAEEEENKGD, from the coding sequence ATGGCACGAAAAGGCCTACTGACGGGATTGGCCGACCTTCCGAGCGATCCGGCGACGAGCCCGTCCTATCCGATGCGAGGCGCCGGCAAGTCCATGGTCCGCTCGCTCGACGATCTGGCGCAACAGGCCAACAAGTATCTGGAAGGCCAGGTCATCGTCGAGCTCGATCCTGATCAGGTCGATGCCTCCTTCGTTCAGGACCGTATCCTCGGCGACGAAACGGAATTCGAGGAGCTCAAGGAAGCGATCCGCGCCCGCGGACAGGACAGCCCCATTCTCGTTCGTCCTCACCCGTCTGTCGACGGTCGTTATCAGGTCGTTTTCGGCCATCGGCGTCTCAGAGCTACCCGTGATCTCGGGTTGAAGATCAAGGCGGTCGTCAAGCAGATCGACGACCGCACCCACGTGATCGCGCAGGGACAGGAAAACTCCGCTCGCGCCAATCTCACCTTCATCGAGCGGGCTCTGTTTGCACGGCGCCTGGAAGACCTCGGCTACGACCGCGACGTGATCGCGGCGGCGCTCGCCGCCAACGCGGCTTCGATCTCAAAGATGATGTCGGTGACCGAACGCATTCCGGCAGCGACGATCCGGAAACTTGGTGCAGCACCAGGCGTCGGACGCGAGCGCTGGATCGAGCTGTCGCTGCTCGTCGGCAAAGCGTCGAATGGTGCAAGGGTTTCAGAGGTCGTGAACTCTGCCGGTTTCGAAGAGCTGCCCTCGGATGAGCGATTCTCGCGTCTTTATGGCGCACTCAACAGATCGGCGAGGCCGGTCCGAAAGGTCGAGACGGCAGCCGGAAAGGCGAGCTGGCAACCGCGCGACCGGGCCGTCCAGGCCGAAATCAAGAATAGCGGCAAGGTATTTTCGATGTCGATGAAGGCAAAGAATGCCGGCCGTTTCGGTGAATTCCTCTCCAGCCGACTGGATGCGCTCTATGAGCAATTCCTGGCCGAGGAAGAGGAAAATAAAGGAGACTGA
- a CDS encoding replication initiation protein RepC → MQTHRITTPFGRRPMTLALVKGQLETSSIKEGKSIDKWKVFRDVCQARSTIGIPDRALTVLDALLTFLPSNELTQEGGLVVFPSNLQLSVRAHGIAGTTLRRHLAALVEAGLIVRKDSPNGKRYARRNRTGKLEQAFGFSLAPLLSRAEELAELAQSVATERRTLQIARENLSLCRRDIRKLISVAVQEGVQGDWALIESRFRALLDRIPRTPLLADLEPLLENMEMLREEIVNQLDLQGNSAKPDGNAVRFDRHLQNSDTESSHEFEPDCEKEEGRNQSSNIKPSAKPMKVFPLELVLQACPAISDYAPGGGRSIGSWREMMAAGIIVRSMLGVSPSAYQRACEIMGPENAAVAMACILERAAHITSPGGYLRDLTGKAARGEFSLAAMLMALYRSNAAGRDAGDKRDGGCENPLE, encoded by the coding sequence ATGCAGACGCACAGGATCACGACGCCTTTCGGGCGGCGGCCGATGACGCTTGCCCTGGTGAAAGGGCAGCTTGAGACGTCCTCGATCAAAGAGGGCAAATCGATAGACAAATGGAAGGTGTTTCGCGACGTCTGCCAGGCGCGTTCGACGATCGGCATTCCCGACCGTGCCCTGACCGTGCTCGATGCATTGTTGACCTTCCTGCCATCTAACGAACTGACGCAAGAGGGCGGGCTCGTGGTTTTTCCCTCCAATCTTCAGCTCAGCGTCAGGGCCCACGGGATCGCCGGCACGACACTCCGCCGTCATCTGGCAGCGCTTGTCGAGGCCGGTCTGATCGTGCGCAAGGACAGTCCGAACGGCAAGCGCTACGCAAGACGCAACCGGACAGGCAAGCTCGAACAGGCCTTTGGTTTCTCATTGGCGCCGCTTCTGTCGCGTGCCGAGGAACTGGCTGAGCTCGCCCAGTCGGTCGCCACCGAGCGGCGGACGTTGCAAATCGCCAGGGAGAACCTGTCGCTTTGCCGGCGTGACATCCGCAAGCTGATCTCAGTGGCGGTCCAGGAGGGGGTTCAGGGGGACTGGGCGCTGATCGAGAGCCGGTTTCGCGCCCTTCTTGACCGCATTCCGCGCACACCGCTCCTTGCCGATCTCGAGCCGTTACTTGAGAACATGGAAATGCTGCGTGAGGAAATCGTCAACCAGCTGGATCTACAAGGAAATTCCGCAAAACCGGATGGCAATGCTGTCCGTTTTGACCGCCACCTACAGAATTCAGATACCGAATCCAGCCATGAATTTGAACCCGACTGCGAGAAGGAGGAGGGGCGAAATCAAAGTTCCAATATCAAGCCATCCGCCAAGCCGATGAAGGTCTTCCCGCTTGAATTGGTGCTGCAGGCCTGCCCGGCCATTTCCGACTACGCTCCAGGAGGTGGGCGAAGCATCGGGAGCTGGCGAGAAATGATGGCGGCCGGCATCATCGTGCGCTCCATGCTGGGGGTCAGCCCGTCGGCCTATCAGCGCGCCTGCGAGATCATGGGGCCGGAAAATGCAGCCGTTGCCATGGCCTGTATCCTGGAGCGGGCAGCCCATATCACTTCGCCCGGCGGTTACCTGCGCGACCTGACCGGAAAGGCGGCGCGCGGTGAGTTCTCGCTCGCTGCGATGCTGATGGCGCTCTATCGTTCGAACGCCGCCGGACGCGACGCCGGCGACAAAAGGGACGGGGGATGCGAGAACCCTTTGGAGTAG
- a CDS encoding PAS domain S-box protein, with amino-acid sequence MPADLGALQSSMLEGRYRLLVDAITDYAIYMLDTGGHVSSWNAGAYRFKGYSEQEILGEHFSRFYTPEDREAGKPQKALDTAAREGRFEAEGWRVRKDGERFWAHVIIDAIRDPAGPLLGFAKITRDLSERKLAEEVLRHSQEQFRLLVQGVTDYAIYMLDPQGKVSSWNVGAQRIKGYDPDEIIGQHFSKFYTDEDKAADLPRTALETAVREGRFEREGWRLRKDGSRFWANVIIDAIRGDDGRLIGFAKVTRDITEKRQAQEALERAQQELFQAQKMEAVGQLTGGIAHDFNNLLMAILGSLEIARRRALDGKDVVQLIDNAILGAKRGASLTQRLLAFSRKQELKLEPVDVQDLVKGMADLLQRTIGGSIEVATTFPLSLPLVTSDPNHLATALLNLVVNARDAMPQGGTITIKARRRAVKEGEIRGLPAGEYVCLTVADEGEGMDARTLDQAMTPFFTTKGIGKGTGLGLPMVHGFLAQSGGAFILKSRKGEGTTAELWMPVSSKAAVEEIKKPAPGVDASQAVEPLTVMVVDDDALVLVNTVLMLEDIGHFALQAQSAEEALKLLENGQLPDILITDHAMPHMTGAELVETVSQKYPDIALLLATGYAELPEGLCPAVERLAKPFSQEQLQEKIAKARGHCRVD; translated from the coding sequence ATGCCCGCTGATCTAGGAGCGCTTCAATCCAGCATGCTGGAGGGGCGTTACAGGTTGCTCGTCGATGCCATCACCGACTACGCGATTTACATGCTCGATACCGGGGGACATGTCAGCAGTTGGAACGCAGGCGCCTATCGCTTCAAAGGCTATAGCGAGCAGGAAATTTTAGGAGAGCATTTCTCCCGTTTCTACACGCCGGAAGACCGTGAAGCCGGCAAGCCGCAGAAGGCACTCGATACCGCTGCCCGGGAAGGCCGGTTCGAGGCCGAGGGCTGGCGAGTGCGAAAGGATGGCGAACGGTTCTGGGCTCATGTGATCATCGACGCGATCCGTGACCCGGCAGGGCCACTCCTCGGCTTTGCCAAGATCACCCGCGACCTGTCGGAGCGCAAGCTCGCCGAAGAAGTTCTCAGGCACAGCCAGGAGCAGTTCCGGCTTCTCGTCCAGGGTGTCACCGACTACGCCATCTATATGCTCGACCCGCAAGGCAAGGTATCGAGCTGGAACGTCGGGGCGCAACGCATCAAAGGCTATGATCCCGATGAAATCATCGGTCAGCATTTTTCGAAATTCTACACCGACGAAGACAAGGCGGCGGACCTGCCTCGAACGGCTCTGGAAACTGCGGTCCGCGAAGGCCGTTTCGAGCGCGAGGGCTGGCGGCTTCGCAAGGACGGCAGCCGGTTCTGGGCCAACGTGATCATCGACGCAATCCGCGGGGACGACGGCAGGCTGATCGGTTTTGCGAAAGTGACCCGCGACATCACCGAGAAGCGACAGGCGCAGGAGGCGCTTGAGCGGGCGCAGCAAGAACTTTTCCAGGCACAAAAGATGGAGGCAGTCGGCCAATTGACGGGCGGCATCGCCCATGACTTCAACAACCTGCTCATGGCGATCCTCGGAAGCCTTGAGATTGCACGCCGCCGCGCGCTGGACGGCAAGGATGTCGTTCAGCTGATCGACAACGCGATATTGGGAGCCAAGCGCGGCGCCTCCCTGACACAGCGGCTTCTCGCCTTCTCGCGCAAGCAGGAGCTCAAGCTGGAGCCGGTCGACGTCCAGGACCTGGTCAAGGGCATGGCCGATCTGCTTCAGAGGACGATCGGCGGCTCGATCGAGGTTGCTACAACCTTTCCGCTGAGCCTGCCACTCGTGACGTCGGATCCCAACCATCTGGCGACGGCGCTGCTCAACCTCGTCGTCAATGCTCGCGATGCCATGCCGCAGGGCGGTACCATCACGATCAAGGCTCGCCGCCGCGCCGTCAAGGAAGGAGAGATCCGTGGCTTGCCCGCCGGCGAATACGTCTGTCTCACGGTGGCGGACGAAGGCGAGGGGATGGACGCCAGGACACTCGATCAGGCAATGACCCCGTTCTTCACGACGAAGGGCATCGGCAAGGGTACAGGTCTGGGGCTGCCGATGGTTCACGGGTTTCTGGCGCAATCGGGTGGGGCCTTCATCCTGAAGTCACGCAAGGGCGAGGGCACCACCGCCGAACTGTGGATGCCTGTTTCCTCGAAAGCTGCCGTAGAGGAGATAAAAAAGCCGGCTCCAGGCGTGGACGCTTCTCAGGCCGTCGAGCCACTCACGGTCATGGTCGTGGACGATGATGCACTGGTGTTGGTAAACACAGTGCTGATGCTCGAGGATATCGGTCATTTCGCACTCCAGGCGCAGTCGGCCGAAGAGGCCCTGAAGCTGCTCGAAAATGGTCAGCTTCCAGATATCCTGATCACGGATCATGCAATGCCGCATATGACGGGGGCGGAACTGGTGGAGACAGTTTCGCAGAAGTATCCCGACATCGCGCTCCTTCTGGCCACTGGTTATGCCGAACTACCCGAAGGGCTCTGCCCAGCCGTCGAGCGCCTTGCAAAGCCGTTTTCACAAGAGCAATTGCAGGAGAAGATTGCAAAGGCTCGGGGTCATTGCCGGGTCGATTAG
- a CDS encoding serine/threonine protein kinase yields the protein MVEGASYIVQGHPGAGKTIFANQMAFASVTNGRKVLYVTLLAETHDRLFQALGTLDFFDRACLGSSISYVSVFQTLREEGLPAVVKLIRQEINRQGATLLVFDGLLNARDRAETDIDVKTFIAEVQSQAAFVGCSVLFLTSTRVAEDSPEHTMVDGVIDLHNELVGVRSVRRLQIRKSRGTAALGGHHQFEITSAGIVVYPRIEAVLATSSVVDEGSSDLIASGTEGLDAVMGGGLQDSSVTLVFGPSGCGKTSLGVNFLARASQSEPALHFGFYETPARLMSKARALGVDLDGPASSGALKIIWSPMTENLLDKLGHRLLDEVRVQGTKRLLIDGLGGFERAAVHPPRLVEFFAALTNELRAQGVTTIATWELRDLFGPTVTAPGSEISSLLDNLVMLRHVEISSRFKRTISVLKVRDRAYEPAIHEVGFGSNGMLIQRPLEPVSGAATGVAAPVEREH from the coding sequence CTGGTGGAAGGTGCTTCTTACATCGTTCAAGGCCATCCGGGCGCCGGCAAGACGATCTTTGCCAACCAGATGGCCTTCGCCAGCGTCACCAACGGCCGTAAAGTCCTTTACGTCACCCTTCTGGCCGAGACCCACGATCGCCTTTTCCAGGCGCTCGGCACGCTCGATTTTTTCGATCGCGCGTGCCTCGGGTCGAGTATTTCCTATGTCAGTGTCTTCCAGACCTTGCGCGAAGAGGGCTTGCCGGCTGTCGTCAAGCTCATCAGGCAGGAGATCAACCGCCAGGGCGCGACCCTTCTTGTTTTCGACGGGCTCCTGAACGCACGAGACCGAGCCGAGACCGACATTGACGTCAAGACATTCATTGCAGAGGTGCAAAGCCAGGCGGCCTTTGTCGGCTGTTCCGTCTTGTTTTTGACAAGCACCAGGGTCGCCGAAGACAGTCCAGAGCATACGATGGTCGACGGCGTCATCGACCTGCATAACGAGCTGGTCGGGGTCCGTTCGGTACGACGCCTGCAAATCCGCAAGTCGAGAGGCACTGCTGCGCTTGGTGGTCACCACCAATTCGAAATCACGTCGGCGGGCATCGTCGTCTATCCGCGGATCGAAGCGGTTCTGGCAACGAGCAGTGTCGTCGATGAAGGCTCTTCCGATCTCATCGCATCGGGAACGGAAGGGTTGGACGCTGTGATGGGCGGGGGACTACAGGATAGTTCGGTGACCCTTGTCTTTGGCCCCTCCGGCTGCGGCAAGACTTCGCTGGGCGTCAATTTTCTGGCACGGGCCAGCCAAAGCGAGCCGGCCCTGCATTTCGGGTTCTATGAAACGCCTGCGAGGTTGATGAGCAAGGCTCGCGCGCTCGGCGTCGATCTCGACGGTCCCGCAAGCTCGGGAGCGCTCAAAATCATCTGGAGCCCGATGACAGAAAACCTGCTCGACAAACTCGGCCATCGGCTCCTCGACGAGGTGCGTGTGCAAGGTACAAAGCGCCTGCTCATCGATGGATTGGGTGGCTTCGAGCGAGCTGCCGTTCACCCGCCCCGGCTCGTCGAATTTTTTGCCGCGCTTACAAACGAACTGCGTGCGCAGGGCGTTACGACAATTGCGACATGGGAACTGCGTGACCTTTTCGGGCCGACGGTGACGGCTCCAGGGTCCGAAATCTCCAGCCTACTGGATAATCTCGTGATGCTGCGCCATGTAGAGATCAGTTCGCGCTTCAAGCGCACCATTTCGGTGCTCAAGGTAAGGGACAGAGCCTACGAGCCGGCCATCCATGAGGTGGGGTTCGGCTCGAACGGGATGCTCATCCAGCGGCCGCTGGAGCCAGTTTCCGGCGCGGCGACGGGAGTGGCAGCCCCGGTCGAACGAGAGCATTAG